One window from the genome of Natrinema caseinilyticum encodes:
- a CDS encoding helix-turn-helix domain-containing protein yields the protein MTGEKRWTLEVLFETHADLKTFAGYYAESAVELTLNRVHSITKSADDRYELTSTQRETLVTAEQRGYYGEPRAVTMEELAGELDVSLPAVSGRLRRGTSQLIRNTLL from the coding sequence GTGACCGGCGAGAAACGGTGGACACTCGAAGTCCTGTTCGAAACGCATGCGGATCTGAAAACGTTCGCCGGCTATTACGCCGAATCAGCCGTCGAATTGACCCTCAACCGCGTTCACTCGATCACCAAATCGGCCGACGACAGATACGAATTGACGTCGACGCAGCGGGAAACACTGGTCACAGCCGAGCAGCGGGGGTACTACGGCGAACCGAGAGCAGTTACGATGGAAGAATTGGCCGGCGAACTCGACGTGTCACTTCCAGCCGTAAGTGGGCGGCTCCGCCGCGGAACGTCACAACTCATCCGAAACACGCTGCTATGA
- a CDS encoding MEDS domain-containing protein gives MTNVTQNRFDHQPDHPHNTLLYDSRREQFEAIIPFIREGLRTDDYCLYLVDDTTRDQLVDAFHRSAVDIESARESGQFAIEQASDLYLTDGRFDGNQVVDSLEEKISDAVDSGYDNLRITGEMTWAAEHGVDLDRLKVYERQVDDLFRTAPVKGICQYRRSRFPPAFISHLLHSHPKVVDGAEKRLNCHYEYPEEYCDNAYSAETVDRKLRTISAQTEVSNSLAERNRCLSLLDQLSDQLHAADRDEIEHVAGELIGEVISPARISVWQYESSAGRLQPQLVENSIEMDGDAFRDVVESRAWDTFAKNEAQEFDTETSPPVTGLLVPLGEDGVFCVETPRDAGFPPTDRHFVRTVVGQTEAVLERVSYERHLEKKNTTLQEQNSHLQRVNRINSVIRGISRALVDSTTEREIVQNVCDLLVEDTHIEYVWYGSYDPATEAITPTFAAGSGQGYLDALTLEDEWDTTEPSGRAVRTGDVNTVRNIYDEPPLAHWQEQALKRGFQSIISLPICFDTSLYGVFTCYSDKPDRFDSEMRAVLDELSDGIACAMNSVERKRALVSEQVTELEIQVTETNSPLVRFATENGCRIEIENVASTDKNEFQVFVTFTGVAPEEVRHYATTSPTISSFELLAEADSEHTHLFEITEQCVIDRLLAHNVVPQLISIEDGEAHMTVNISQSANVRNIIDVIQSTYPSAEIVRRRDRTKPLSQPADIKSELCNKLTDRQLEILQLALHSGYFERPRERTAEELADSLGVSHPTVSRHLREAERKVFSLLLGTESSSD, from the coding sequence GTGACCAACGTAACGCAAAACCGATTCGATCACCAGCCCGACCATCCCCACAACACGCTCTTGTACGATTCCCGTCGCGAGCAATTCGAGGCAATTATCCCGTTTATCCGGGAGGGGTTACGCACCGATGACTACTGTCTCTACCTCGTAGACGACACCACCAGAGATCAACTCGTCGATGCCTTTCACCGGTCGGCCGTCGATATCGAATCGGCCCGCGAAAGCGGCCAGTTCGCTATCGAGCAGGCGTCTGATCTCTATCTAACAGACGGACGGTTCGACGGGAACCAGGTCGTCGATTCCCTGGAGGAGAAAATATCCGACGCGGTTGATTCGGGGTACGACAACCTTCGAATCACCGGAGAAATGACCTGGGCTGCGGAGCACGGCGTCGATCTCGACCGGCTCAAAGTTTATGAGCGACAGGTCGACGACCTCTTTCGAACAGCACCGGTGAAGGGTATCTGTCAGTACCGTCGGTCGCGGTTTCCACCCGCATTCATCTCACATCTCCTTCATTCCCATCCGAAGGTCGTAGACGGCGCGGAGAAGCGGTTGAATTGTCATTACGAGTACCCCGAGGAATACTGCGACAACGCTTACAGCGCGGAAACGGTCGACCGAAAACTTCGGACGATTTCGGCACAGACCGAAGTCTCGAATTCACTCGCCGAGCGCAACCGGTGTCTCTCGTTGCTCGACCAGCTCTCGGACCAACTCCACGCGGCAGACCGCGACGAGATCGAGCACGTCGCGGGCGAACTCATCGGCGAAGTCATTTCACCTGCCCGCATCTCCGTCTGGCAGTACGAAAGCTCCGCTGGACGACTGCAGCCCCAACTCGTCGAAAATTCCATCGAGATGGATGGCGACGCGTTTAGAGATGTGGTCGAAAGCCGTGCCTGGGACACTTTCGCGAAAAACGAGGCCCAGGAGTTCGATACCGAAACGTCACCTCCGGTTACCGGGCTTCTCGTCCCGCTCGGAGAAGACGGCGTCTTTTGTGTCGAGACTCCGCGAGACGCCGGGTTTCCACCGACCGATCGGCACTTCGTCCGGACGGTCGTCGGCCAGACGGAGGCCGTCCTCGAGCGAGTTTCGTACGAACGCCACCTCGAGAAGAAAAACACGACGTTACAGGAACAGAATTCACACCTGCAACGAGTCAACAGGATCAATTCGGTGATCCGGGGGATTAGCCGGGCCCTCGTCGATTCGACGACCGAGCGGGAGATCGTACAGAACGTCTGTGACTTGCTCGTCGAGGATACTCATATCGAGTACGTCTGGTACGGGTCCTACGACCCGGCAACCGAGGCGATCACGCCCACGTTTGCCGCAGGATCGGGCCAAGGCTACCTGGATGCTCTCACGCTCGAAGACGAGTGGGATACCACCGAACCTTCGGGACGCGCCGTCCGGACCGGGGACGTCAATACCGTACGCAACATCTACGACGAGCCGCCACTGGCCCACTGGCAAGAACAAGCGCTCAAACGGGGGTTTCAATCCATCATCAGCCTTCCCATCTGTTTCGATACGTCTCTGTACGGTGTATTTACCTGTTACAGCGACAAGCCGGATCGATTCGACAGCGAAATGAGAGCCGTCCTCGACGAACTCAGCGACGGGATCGCGTGTGCGATGAACAGCGTCGAGCGAAAACGGGCGCTCGTTTCAGAGCAGGTCACGGAACTCGAAATACAGGTGACGGAGACGAACTCGCCCCTCGTCCGCTTCGCTACCGAGAACGGCTGTCGTATCGAGATCGAGAACGTCGCTTCAACTGATAAGAACGAGTTCCAGGTGTTCGTGACGTTTACCGGCGTCGCTCCGGAGGAGGTCCGACACTACGCGACGACGTCGCCGACGATATCTTCGTTCGAACTCCTTGCCGAAGCCGACTCCGAACACACCCACTTGTTCGAAATTACTGAACAGTGTGTGATCGACCGACTACTCGCACACAACGTCGTTCCACAATTGATCAGTATCGAAGACGGAGAGGCGCACATGACCGTGAATATCTCACAAAGCGCGAACGTCCGAAACATCATCGATGTGATACAGTCGACCTACCCGAGCGCAGAGATCGTCAGACGACGTGACAGAACGAAACCGCTGTCCCAACCGGCCGATATCAAATCGGAACTGTGCAACAAACTGACGGATCGACAACTCGAAATCCTGCAGTTGGCACTACAT